The following proteins are co-located in the Aquarana catesbeiana isolate 2022-GZ linkage group LG02, ASM4218655v1, whole genome shotgun sequence genome:
- the ZFX gene encoding zinc finger X-chromosomal protein: MEEDVAELALQTTEPHAFFHASGTGTPHLNGNEIIVEIQETVFVSDGEGGMTVQGFAEDADSVVIQDVIEDVVIEDVQCSDLLEGARVSETVIIPEQVLEDEIDPETEEQELEEDVLSNCDVPDSVLDSDLVESDLTVPDTESIDRSEHVVGEAIADDGLGDDMISEEVLVADCASEAVIDANGIQVQGPDGEEVNCDDYLMISLDDAEKIDEECAEEIAMAGEVEGDSSKLDGSCPEVIKVYIFKADPGEEDLGGTVDIVESESENDHGEGLLDPHTGGRLPREKMVYMTVNDSQNEDDLDVAEIADEVYMEVIVGEEDASITHDHQLDDAELSKTFMPVAWAAAYGNNMTNSVEGIEHRNGTASALLHIDESDGLERLKQKPKKKRRGENRQYQTAIIIGPDGHPLTVYPCMICGKKFKSRGFLKRHMKNHPEHLARKKYRCTDCDYTTNKKVSLHNHLESHKLTAAVIKTEKELDCDECGKVFLHANALFAHKLTHKEKSGNKMHKCKFCDYETAEQGLLNRHLLAVHSKSFPHICVECGKGFRHPSELKKHMRTHTGEKPYTCQYCDYKSADSSNLKTHVKTKHSKEMPFKCDICLQTFVDSKELQAHAILHQESKSHQCLHCDHKSSNSSDLKRHIISVHTKDYPHKCEVCEKGFHRPSELKKHEAAHRGKKMHQCRHCEFQIADPFVLSRHILSVHTKELPFRCKRCRKGFRQQAELKKHMKTHSGKKVYQCEYCEYNTTDASGFKRHVISIHTKDYPHRCDYCKKGFRRPSEKNQHTMKHHKEAALV, from the exons AAGATGTGCAATGCTCAGATCTTTTGGAGGGTGCTCGGGTGTCAGAAACTGTAATAATACCAGAGCAAGTCTTAGAGGATGAAATTGACCCTGAAACTGAGGAACAGGAACTGGAAGAGGATGTCCTCTCTAACTGTGATGTACCAGACAGTGTTTTGGACTCTGACTTAGTTGAAAGTGACCTGACTGTCCCAGACACTGAAAGTATTGATCGGTCTGAGCATGTGGTTGGTGAGGCAATTGCAGATGATGGTCTCGGTGATGACATGATTTCCGAAGAGGTCTTAGTAGCTGACTGTGCATCAGAGGCTGTGATTGATGCCAATGGGATTCAAGTGCAAGGACCAGATGGAGAAGAAGTAAATTGTGATGACTACCTCATGATTTCAT TGGATGATGCCGAGAAAATTGATGAGGAGTGTGCCGAAGAAATTGCTATGGCAGGCGAGGTAGAGGGTGACTCCAGCAAGTTAGATGGATCGTGCCCAGAAGTTATCAAGGTTTACATATTTAAGGCTGATCCCGGTGAAGAAGACTTGG GTGGCACTGTGGATATTGTTGAAAGTGAGTCGGAGAATGACCATGGAGAGGGACTTTTGGACCCACACACTGGAGGTCGGCTTCCTCGGGAGAAAATGGTTTATATGACTGTTAATGACTCCCAAAATGAAGACGATTTGG ACGTGGCAGAGATTGCTGATGAAGTGTATATGGAGGTTATTGTTGGAGAAGAGGATGCCTCAATAACACACGATCATCAACTTGACGATGCTGAACTAAGCAAGACCTTTATGCCGGTCGCCTGGGCAGCAGCTTATG GTAATAACATGACTAACAGCGTAGAGGGAATAGAACATCGTAATGGCACTGCTAGTGCTCTTTTACACATAGATGAGTCCGATGGACTGGAGAGACTAAAGCAAAAaccaaagaagaagagaagaggagaaaataGGCAATACCAAACAG CCATAATTATTGGTCCCGATGGACATCCACTCACTGTTTACCCGTGTATGATCTGTGGGAAGAAGTTTAAGTCACGAGGTTTCCTGAAGAGACACATGAAGAACCACCCCGAGCACCTAGCCCGCAAGAAATATCGCTGTACTGACTGTGATTACACCACAAATAAGAAGGTCAGCCTACACAACCACCTGGAGAGTCACAAGCTGACCGCTGCTGTCATTAAAACTGAGAAGGAGTTGGACTGCGATGAATGTGGCAAAGTATTTCTGCACGCCAATGCTTTGTTTGCTCACAAATTGACACATAAGGAAAAGTCGGGGAACAAAATGCACAAGTGTAAATTCTGTGATTATGAGACTGCTGAGCAGGGCTTACTGAACAGGCACCTCCTGGCTGTGCACAGCAAGAGCTTTCCACATATCTGTGTGGAGTGTGGAAAGGGTTTCCGTCATCCATCTGAGCTCAAGAAGCACATGCGTACTCATACTGGAGAGAAACCTTATACCTGTCAGTACTGTGACTACAAGTCAGCCGACTCCTCCAACTTGAAAACCCATGTTAAGACGAAGCACAGCAAAGAGATGCCATTCAAGTGTGACATTTGTCTGCAGACGTTTGTAGACTCTAAGGAGCTGCAGGCGCATGCCATCTTACACCAAGAGAGCAAAAGTCATCAGTGCCTGCACTGTGACCACAAGAGCTCCAACTCTAGTGATCTAAAGAGGCACATTATCTCTGTGCACACCAAGGATTATCCTCACAAGTGCGAAGTTTGCGAGAAGGGCTTTCATCGGCCTTCTGAGCTCAAAAAGCATGAAGCTGCACATCGGGGCAAAAAGATGCACCAGTGCAGGCACTGCGAGTTTCAGATTGCAGACCCCTTTGTTTTGAGTCGACACATTCTTTCTGTGCACACTAAGGAGTTACCATTTAGGTGCAAACGCTGCCGTAAGGGCTTTAGGCAGCAGGCTGAACTGAAAAAGCACATGAAAACCCACAGTGGTAAGAAAGTTTACCAGTGTGAGTACTGCGAGTACAATACTACGGACGCTTCTGGTTTTAAACGTCATGTCATCTCCATCCACACCAAAGACTACCCCCATCGCTGCGACTACTGCAAAAAAGGCTTCCGCCGGCCCTCTGAAAAGAACCAGCACACAATGAAACATCATAAAGAGGCTGCTTTAGTGTGA